A window of Mycolicibacterium fluoranthenivorans contains these coding sequences:
- a CDS encoding VOC family protein, with protein sequence MIRPDNPNTEFALGGINHVALVCSDMQRTVDFYSGVLGMPLIKAIDLPGGMGQHFFFDAGNGDCVAFFWFTDAPDGVPGISAPIALPGLGEITSAVSTMNHLAFHVPPEKFDGYREKLKAKGIRVGPVLNHDESEWQASPKVHPGVYVRSFYFQDPDGITLEFACWIKEFNPDEAKVAPRTAADRRPRAAV encoded by the coding sequence ATGATCAGGCCGGACAATCCCAACACCGAGTTCGCGCTCGGCGGCATCAACCACGTCGCGCTGGTGTGCTCGGATATGCAGCGCACCGTCGACTTCTACTCCGGTGTGCTCGGCATGCCGTTGATCAAGGCGATCGATCTGCCGGGCGGTATGGGGCAGCACTTCTTCTTCGATGCCGGCAACGGCGACTGCGTGGCGTTCTTCTGGTTCACCGATGCGCCGGACGGTGTTCCGGGCATCTCGGCGCCGATCGCACTGCCGGGTCTCGGCGAGATCACCAGCGCCGTGTCCACCATGAACCACCTGGCCTTCCATGTGCCGCCGGAGAAGTTCGACGGGTACCGCGAGAAGCTGAAGGCGAAGGGTATCCGCGTGGGTCCCGTGCTCAATCACGACGAGAGTGAATGGCAGGCCTCGCCGAAGGTGCATCCCGGCGTCTACGTGCGGTCCTTCTATTTTCAGGATCCCGACGGCATCACACTCGAATTCGCCTGCTGGATAAAGGAGTTCAATCCGGACGAGGCAAAGGTGGCGCCCCGGACGGCGGCCGACCGCCGTCCGCGCGCCGCGGTCTGA